A window of the Streptomyces sp. NBC_00250 genome harbors these coding sequences:
- a CDS encoding THUMP-like domain-containing protein, with protein MGRVTDLASFAPLLGPEGQTLLTALRDYDPAQELAVASRLRRDHPAELVTAAIGQARLRQRAVAKFGAEDAYRMYFTPNGVEQSTRASVGTYRAARMKALGVRSVADLCSGIGGDAIALARAGISVLAVDRDPLTAEVARANAEALGLAELIEVRCADVTDIDTAPYDAVFVDPARRGGRGRIFDPEAYSPPLSWAVEAARRAPHAALKVAPGIPHEAVPDEAEAEWISDGGDVKEAVLWFGTEPGARRATLLPSGAGLTGRGLPDPAVRPVGRYLYEPDGAVIRAHLVAEVAEDLAGGLIDETIAYITADALVPTPYAAAYEITDELPFNLKKLKALLREREVGTLTVKKRGSAVEPEEIRRKVKPKGPHSATVLLTRVAGAPTMLIGRPAGGR; from the coding sequence ATGGGACGGGTGACCGACCTCGCCTCCTTCGCCCCTCTGCTCGGCCCCGAGGGCCAGACGCTCCTCACCGCCCTGCGCGACTACGACCCCGCCCAGGAGCTGGCGGTCGCCTCCCGGCTGCGCCGTGACCACCCCGCCGAGCTGGTCACGGCGGCCATCGGGCAGGCGCGGCTGCGGCAGCGGGCGGTGGCGAAGTTCGGCGCGGAGGACGCGTACCGGATGTACTTCACCCCGAACGGCGTCGAGCAGTCGACGCGCGCCTCGGTCGGCACCTACCGGGCGGCCCGCATGAAGGCGCTCGGGGTACGGAGCGTCGCGGACCTCTGCTCCGGGATCGGCGGCGACGCGATCGCGCTCGCCCGTGCCGGGATCTCCGTGCTCGCCGTCGACCGCGACCCGCTCACCGCCGAGGTGGCCCGCGCCAACGCCGAGGCCCTCGGCCTCGCGGAGCTGATCGAGGTGCGGTGCGCGGACGTCACCGACATCGACACCGCCCCGTACGACGCGGTCTTCGTCGACCCGGCGCGGCGCGGCGGCCGGGGCCGGATCTTCGACCCGGAGGCGTACTCCCCGCCGCTCTCCTGGGCGGTCGAGGCGGCCCGCAGGGCCCCGCACGCGGCGCTCAAGGTGGCCCCGGGCATCCCGCACGAGGCGGTTCCCGACGAGGCCGAGGCCGAGTGGATCTCGGACGGCGGGGACGTCAAGGAGGCCGTCCTCTGGTTCGGTACGGAACCGGGCGCCCGCCGGGCCACCCTGCTGCCCTCGGGCGCGGGCCTCACCGGCCGCGGCCTCCCCGACCCGGCGGTCCGCCCGGTCGGCCGCTACCTCTACGAGCCGGACGGCGCCGTCATCCGCGCCCACCTGGTCGCCGAGGTGGCGGAGGACCTGGCCGGTGGCCTGATCGACGAGACGATCGCGTACATCACGGCGGACGCGCTCGTCCCGACCCCGTACGCCGCCGCGTACGAGATCACCGACGAACTCCCCTTCAACCTGAAGAAGCTGAAGGCCCTGCTGCGGGAGCGCGAGGTCGGCACCCTGACGGTGAAGAAGCGCGGCTCCGCGGTCGAGCCCGAGGAGATCCGCCGCAAGGTGAAGCCGAAGGGCCCCCACTCGGCGACGGTCCTGCTCACCCGGGTGGCGGGAGCGCCGACGATGCTGATCGGGAGGCCGGCGGGGGGTCGGTGA
- a CDS encoding YciI family protein codes for MPRFLSLVRIEENTIDMESADPGFEERMGALFEEITKAGAMVDTAGLRPTAEATRITWSDGKLSYTDGPFTETKEVVGGYAMLQCKDMAEAVEWGKRFLAVHPPHWKVGLEVREVEEMPEG; via the coding sequence ATGCCCCGCTTCCTGTCCCTCGTCCGCATCGAGGAGAACACCATCGACATGGAGAGCGCCGACCCCGGCTTCGAGGAGCGGATGGGCGCGCTCTTCGAGGAGATCACCAAGGCAGGTGCCATGGTGGACACCGCCGGGCTCAGGCCGACCGCCGAGGCCACCCGGATCACCTGGTCGGACGGGAAGCTGTCGTACACCGACGGACCGTTCACCGAGACCAAGGAGGTCGTCGGCGGCTACGCGATGCTCCAGTGCAAGGACATGGCCGAGGCCGTCGAGTGGGGGAAGCGGTTCCTGGCCGTCCACCCGCCGCACTGGAAGGTGGGCCTGGAGGTCCGCGAGGTCGAGGAGATGCCGGAAGGCTGA
- the groL gene encoding chaperonin GroEL (60 kDa chaperone family; promotes refolding of misfolded polypeptides especially under stressful conditions; forms two stacked rings of heptamers to form a barrel-shaped 14mer; ends can be capped by GroES; misfolded proteins enter the barrel where they are refolded when GroES binds) yields the protein MAKILKFDEDARRALERGVNKLADTVKVTIGPKGRNVVIDKKFGAPTITNDGVTIAREVEIEDPYENLGAQLVKEVATKTNDIAGDGTTTATVLAQALVREGLRNVAAGASPAALKKGIDAAVKAVSDELLATARPIEDKSDIAAVAALSAQDQQVGELIAEAMDKVGKDGVITVEESNTFGLELDFTEGMAFDKGYLSPYMVTDQERMEAVLDDPYILINQGKISSIQDLLPILEKVIQAGAGKPLLIIAEDVEGEALSTLVVNKIRGTFNAVAVKAPGFGDRRKAMLGDIATLTGATVIAEEVGLKLDQAGLDVLGTARRVTITKDDTTIVDGGGDSSEVAGRVNQIKAEIESTDSDWDREKLQERLAKLAGGVCVIKVGAATEVELKEKKHRLEDAISATRAAVEEGIVSGGGSALVHAVKVLEDNLGKTGDEATGVAVVRRAAVEPLRWIAENAGLEGYVITSKVAELDKGQGFNAATGEYGDLVKAGVIDPVKVTRSALENAASIASLLLTTETLVVEKKEEEPADHGHGHGHGHSH from the coding sequence ATGGCGAAGATCCTGAAGTTCGACGAGGACGCCCGTCGCGCCCTTGAGCGCGGCGTCAACAAGCTTGCCGACACGGTGAAGGTGACGATCGGCCCCAAGGGCCGCAACGTCGTCATCGACAAGAAGTTCGGCGCCCCCACCATCACCAACGACGGTGTCACGATCGCCCGCGAGGTCGAGATCGAGGACCCGTACGAGAACCTCGGCGCCCAGCTGGTGAAGGAGGTGGCGACCAAGACCAACGACATCGCGGGCGACGGCACCACCACCGCCACCGTGCTCGCCCAGGCCCTGGTCCGCGAGGGTCTGCGCAACGTCGCCGCCGGTGCGTCCCCGGCCGCCCTGAAGAAGGGCATCGACGCCGCCGTCAAGGCCGTCTCCGACGAGCTGCTCGCCACCGCGCGCCCGATCGAGGACAAGTCCGACATCGCCGCCGTCGCCGCGCTCTCCGCGCAGGACCAGCAGGTCGGCGAGCTCATCGCCGAGGCGATGGACAAGGTCGGCAAGGACGGTGTCATCACCGTCGAGGAGTCCAACACCTTCGGCCTGGAGCTCGACTTCACCGAGGGCATGGCCTTCGACAAGGGCTACCTGTCCCCGTACATGGTGACCGACCAGGAGCGTATGGAGGCCGTCCTCGACGACCCGTACATCCTGATCAACCAGGGCAAGATCTCCTCGATCCAGGACCTGCTGCCCATCCTGGAGAAGGTCATCCAGGCCGGCGCCGGCAAGCCGCTCCTGATCATCGCCGAGGACGTCGAGGGCGAGGCCCTGTCGACCCTGGTCGTGAACAAGATCCGTGGCACCTTCAACGCCGTGGCCGTCAAGGCCCCCGGCTTCGGTGACCGCCGCAAGGCCATGCTCGGCGACATCGCCACCCTCACCGGTGCGACCGTCATCGCCGAGGAGGTCGGCCTCAAGCTCGACCAGGCCGGTCTCGACGTGCTCGGCACCGCCCGTCGCGTCACCATCACCAAGGACGACACCACGATCGTCGACGGTGGCGGCGACTCGTCCGAGGTGGCCGGCCGCGTCAACCAGATCAAGGCCGAGATCGAGTCCACGGACTCCGACTGGGACCGCGAGAAGCTGCAGGAGCGCCTGGCGAAGCTCGCCGGTGGCGTCTGCGTCATCAAGGTCGGCGCCGCCACCGAGGTGGAGCTCAAGGAGAAGAAGCACCGTCTGGAGGACGCCATCTCCGCGACCCGCGCCGCGGTCGAGGAGGGCATCGTCTCCGGTGGTGGCTCCGCTCTGGTCCACGCCGTCAAGGTCCTCGAGGACAACCTCGGCAAGACCGGCGACGAGGCCACGGGTGTCGCGGTCGTCCGCCGCGCCGCCGTCGAGCCGCTGCGCTGGATCGCCGAGAACGCCGGTCTCGAGGGCTACGTCATCACCTCGAAGGTGGCGGAGCTCGACAAGGGCCAGGGCTTCAACGCCGCGACCGGCGAGTACGGCGACCTGGTCAAGGCCGGCGTCATCGACCCGGTGAAGGTGACGCGCTCCGCCCTGGAGAACGCCGCCTCGATCGCCTCCCTCCTCCTCACCACCGAGACCCTCGTGGTGGAGAAGAAGGAAGAGGAGCCGGCGGACCACGGTCACGGCCACGGTCACGGCCACTCGCACTGA
- a CDS encoding polysaccharide deacetylase family protein, which translates to MKKTIALWAALTAVALLVTGCAAEEPEAAPAPAKTTAPAVEPSAGHKAPEAPGGATAAAYRRWGLKPFAAPPAPPATKPVTREPGGPVPVISDIPTTEKIVFITIDDGAEKDPEFVTMMKDLKVPVTMFLTDSAIRADYGYFAPLVAQGHGLANHTLTHPNLRTLPKDAQRREICGQQTKLAKRYGTAPRLFRPPYGNWNEATRAAAGECDVDAIVLWRESMQIKNMQYQRGDRKLHPGDIILAHFRGPSELKGRTMTEMTATMLRRIQEQGFTVARLEDYV; encoded by the coding sequence GTGAAGAAGACGATCGCGCTGTGGGCGGCGCTGACCGCCGTCGCCCTCCTGGTGACCGGCTGCGCGGCGGAGGAGCCCGAGGCCGCTCCCGCCCCGGCGAAGACGACCGCACCCGCGGTCGAGCCGTCCGCCGGGCACAAGGCGCCCGAGGCCCCCGGGGGCGCCACTGCCGCCGCGTACCGCCGCTGGGGCCTCAAGCCCTTCGCCGCCCCGCCCGCCCCGCCGGCGACCAAGCCGGTGACCCGCGAGCCGGGCGGCCCGGTCCCCGTCATCAGTGACATCCCCACCACCGAGAAGATCGTCTTCATCACGATCGACGACGGGGCGGAGAAGGACCCCGAGTTCGTCACGATGATGAAGGACCTCAAGGTCCCGGTCACGATGTTCCTCACCGACTCCGCCATCCGCGCCGACTACGGGTACTTCGCCCCGCTCGTCGCCCAGGGCCACGGCCTCGCCAACCACACCCTCACCCACCCCAACCTGCGCACCCTCCCCAAGGACGCCCAGCGCCGGGAGATATGCGGCCAGCAGACGAAGCTGGCGAAGCGGTACGGCACCGCCCCTCGCCTCTTCCGCCCGCCCTACGGCAACTGGAACGAGGCCACCCGCGCGGCGGCGGGGGAGTGCGACGTCGACGCGATCGTGCTGTGGCGCGAATCCATGCAGATCAAGAACATGCAGTACCAGCGCGGCGACAGGAAACTGCACCCCGGCGACATCATCCTGGCCCACTTCCGCGGCCCGTCCGAGCTCAAGGGCCGCACGATGACCGAGATGACGGCGACGATGCTGCGCCGCATCCAGGAACAGGGCTTCACGGTGGCGCGCCTGGAGGACTACGTCTAG
- a CDS encoding ester cyclase: MTFTQIIDFKTSRVDDMNRLMDRWIEQTKGKRTATHSVLGRDRADSTHLVEIIEFPSYDVAMRNSQLPETDRIFREMVALCDEMPTFTDLDVVRDEALYKNNARRFLEMIATEPELALLDELLAEGCHFRNPANAQDTIGMDAFRREVEMWRGGFDFAFTVDDQIAEGDRVCTRWTWKATHNGDFMGLQPTGMDVTMTGVIIHRFRDDGKIVEAWWHYDMLGLMAQLGAVEG; the protein is encoded by the coding sequence ATGACGTTCACGCAGATCATCGACTTCAAGACCAGCCGGGTCGACGACATGAACCGGCTCATGGACCGGTGGATCGAGCAGACCAAGGGCAAGCGGACCGCCACCCACAGCGTCCTCGGCAGAGACCGGGCCGATTCCACGCATCTCGTGGAGATCATCGAGTTCCCGTCGTACGACGTGGCCATGCGGAACTCGCAGCTTCCCGAGACCGATCGGATCTTCCGGGAGATGGTCGCGCTCTGTGACGAGATGCCGACCTTCACCGACCTGGACGTGGTCCGGGACGAGGCCCTGTACAAGAACAACGCCCGGCGTTTCCTGGAGATGATCGCGACCGAGCCGGAGCTCGCGCTGCTCGACGAGCTGCTCGCCGAGGGGTGCCACTTCCGCAATCCGGCCAACGCCCAGGACACCATCGGCATGGACGCGTTCCGGCGCGAGGTGGAGATGTGGCGGGGCGGCTTCGACTTCGCCTTCACCGTGGACGACCAGATCGCCGAGGGCGACCGGGTCTGCACCCGCTGGACGTGGAAGGCCACCCACAACGGCGACTTCATGGGGCTCCAGCCCACCGGTATGGACGTGACCATGACCGGGGTGATCATCCACCGCTTCCGGGACGACGGGAAGATCGTCGAGGCGTGGTGGCATTACGACATGCTCGGGCTGATGGCGCAGCTCGGCGCCGTGGAGGGATAG
- a CDS encoding carbohydrate ABC transporter permease, translating to MSGTRTPNRWLSKTAVNGALVLAVVYMLFPLVWLLTAATKDAGGLLAGNAFSFEGFDLGGNLSRLAEYNDGIYFHWYANSLLYAGLGALACSFVSVAAGYAFHVYDFRGKEKLFGLVLLGVLVPTTALALPMYLLASEVGVVNTYWAVLIPVLVNPFGVYLSRVFCGGYIPDEALEAARIDGAGELRVFWSIGLRMVMPGFVTVFLFQFTAVWNNFFLPLVMLSDQKLYPLSLGLYAWNSNAHAEPDFYPLVVTGSLLAVVPLVVAFVSLQRHWKAGLTAGSVK from the coding sequence ATGAGCGGCACCCGCACCCCCAACCGATGGCTCTCCAAGACGGCCGTCAACGGCGCCCTCGTCCTCGCCGTCGTCTACATGCTCTTCCCGCTGGTCTGGCTGCTGACCGCCGCCACCAAGGACGCTGGCGGTCTCCTCGCCGGAAACGCCTTCTCCTTCGAGGGCTTCGACCTCGGCGGCAACCTCTCCCGGCTCGCCGAGTACAACGACGGCATCTACTTCCACTGGTACGCCAACAGCCTGCTCTACGCCGGACTCGGCGCCCTCGCCTGCTCGTTCGTCAGCGTCGCCGCCGGATACGCCTTCCACGTCTACGACTTCCGCGGCAAGGAGAAGCTCTTCGGCCTGGTCCTCCTGGGCGTGCTCGTCCCCACCACCGCGCTCGCCCTGCCGATGTACCTCCTGGCCAGCGAGGTCGGCGTCGTCAACACCTACTGGGCCGTCCTGATCCCCGTCCTCGTCAACCCCTTCGGCGTCTACCTGTCCCGGGTCTTCTGCGGCGGCTACATCCCCGACGAGGCCCTGGAGGCAGCCCGTATCGACGGAGCGGGCGAACTGCGCGTCTTCTGGTCCATCGGTCTGCGCATGGTCATGCCCGGCTTCGTGACCGTCTTCCTCTTCCAGTTCACCGCCGTCTGGAACAACTTCTTCCTCCCCCTGGTGATGCTGTCGGACCAGAAGCTCTACCCGCTGAGCCTCGGCCTGTACGCGTGGAACAGCAACGCCCACGCCGAACCCGACTTCTACCCCCTCGTCGTCACCGGATCCCTGCTCGCCGTCGTCCCCCTCGTCGTCGCCTTCGTCTCCCTCCAGCGCCACTGGAAGGCCGGTCTGACGGCCGGCAGCGTCAAGTGA
- the groES gene encoding co-chaperone GroES yields MTTTSSKVAIKPLEDRIVVQPLDAEQTTASGLVIPDTAKEKPQEGVVLAVGPGRFENGERLPLDVKTGDIVLYSKYGGTEVKYNGEEYLVLSARDVLAIVEK; encoded by the coding sequence GTGACGACCACCAGCTCCAAGGTTGCCATCAAGCCGCTCGAGGACCGCATTGTGGTCCAGCCGCTCGACGCCGAGCAGACCACCGCCTCTGGCCTGGTCATTCCGGACACCGCCAAGGAGAAGCCCCAGGAGGGCGTCGTCCTGGCCGTGGGCCCGGGCCGCTTCGAGAACGGCGAGCGTCTGCCGCTCGACGTCAAGACCGGCGACATCGTGCTGTACAGCAAGTACGGCGGCACCGAGGTGAAGTACAACGGCGAGGAGTACCTCGTCCTCTCGGCTCGCGACGTGCTCGCGATCGTCGAGAAGTAA
- a CDS encoding RNA polymerase sigma factor codes for MESARIVATAARIVRDVGIAEEIAQDALVAALEQWPRTGVPERPGAWLTATAKHRAVDLVRRRETYARKLAEVGRTLDEESYDPEPSGPGDIDDDVLRLIFTACHPVLSAEARAALTLRLVGGLRTDEIARAFLVPEATVAARITRAKRTLAKAGVEFEVPYGEARAARLGSVLEVIYLIFNEGYAATAGGDLLRPGLCEDALRLARVLAALVPQEGEAQGLAALLELQASRTAARTGPDGRPVLLAAQDRRRWNRLLIRRGYAALERAGDGRSYGPYALQAAIAALHARAASYEETDWATIAALYGKLGALTPSPVVELNRAVAVSMAEGPAAALPIVDALAAEPGLARYHLLPSVRGDLLARLGRTEEARAEFEAAAELTRNESERELLRGRARELEAS; via the coding sequence ATGGAGTCGGCGCGGATCGTCGCCACCGCGGCGCGGATCGTCCGCGATGTCGGCATCGCCGAGGAGATCGCGCAGGACGCGCTCGTCGCCGCCCTTGAGCAGTGGCCGCGGACAGGGGTCCCGGAGCGGCCGGGAGCCTGGCTGACGGCCACCGCCAAGCACCGCGCCGTCGACCTCGTGCGGCGCCGCGAGACGTACGCCCGGAAGCTCGCCGAGGTGGGCAGGACGCTCGACGAGGAGTCGTACGACCCGGAGCCCTCGGGCCCCGGGGACATCGACGACGACGTGCTGCGGCTGATCTTCACCGCCTGCCACCCGGTGCTCTCCGCCGAGGCCCGCGCGGCTCTCACGCTGCGGCTCGTCGGCGGGCTCCGGACGGACGAGATCGCCCGCGCCTTCCTCGTACCGGAGGCGACCGTCGCGGCGCGGATCACCCGCGCCAAGCGGACGCTCGCGAAGGCGGGCGTGGAGTTCGAGGTGCCGTACGGGGAGGCGCGGGCGGCCCGGCTCGGCTCCGTCCTGGAAGTGATCTACCTGATCTTCAACGAGGGGTACGCGGCGACCGCCGGCGGCGACCTGCTGCGGCCGGGCCTGTGCGAGGACGCGCTGAGGCTCGCCCGGGTCCTCGCCGCGCTCGTGCCCCAGGAGGGCGAAGCGCAGGGTCTGGCCGCCCTGTTGGAGCTCCAGGCCTCGCGGACGGCGGCCAGGACCGGACCCGACGGGCGGCCGGTGCTGCTCGCCGCGCAGGACCGGCGGCGCTGGAACCGGCTCCTCATCCGGCGCGGATACGCCGCGCTCGAACGCGCCGGGGACGGGCGCTCCTACGGGCCGTACGCCCTCCAGGCCGCGATCGCCGCCCTCCACGCGCGGGCCGCCTCGTACGAGGAGACGGACTGGGCGACGATCGCCGCGCTCTACGGGAAGTTGGGCGCCCTGACCCCCTCACCGGTCGTCGAGCTGAACCGCGCGGTCGCCGTGTCGATGGCCGAGGGCCCCGCGGCGGCGCTCCCGATCGTCGACGCCCTGGCCGCCGAACCGGGCCTGGCGCGCTACCACTTGCTGCCGAGCGTGCGGGGCGACCTGCTGGCCCGGCTCGGCCGGACGGAGGAGGCGCGGGCGGAGTTCGAGGCGGCGGCGGAACTCACCCGCAACGAGAGCGAGCGGGAGCTGCTGCGGGGGAGGGCGCGGGAGTTGGAGGCTTCGTGA
- a CDS encoding polysaccharide deacetylase family protein has protein sequence MAKGVHGSTRALGAVLVVAALASAATACSDGAEPDRGAPAPAAGQQAQRQVQGQSAARALDAYVEKVHKRRTARVLAAKKWGLAKPPLEAPAPPAVKPKITTRKGFETDGEGLPPVFTTVPTKQKVVFLTIDDGAEKDPALLRMMNELRIPYSAFLSDYVVKDDYGYFARMQKSQESGVSLHNHTLNHRYLPGLSYKQQKREICGMQDVIEKRFGKRPPLFRPPYGNYNEDTLRAAKSCGVEAVPLWASEAFPDHMEWREWDRDLHPGDIVLTHFRGKQDWKGSMPDMIRRVMNVITAKGYAVAKLEDYV, from the coding sequence ATGGCAAAAGGTGTGCACGGTTCCACTCGGGCGCTCGGGGCGGTGCTCGTCGTCGCCGCTCTCGCCTCCGCCGCCACGGCCTGCTCCGACGGCGCCGAGCCGGACCGCGGCGCGCCCGCCCCCGCCGCCGGGCAGCAGGCCCAGAGGCAGGTGCAGGGCCAGAGTGCGGCCCGCGCGCTCGACGCGTACGTCGAGAAGGTCCACAAGCGGCGGACCGCCCGCGTGCTCGCCGCCAAGAAGTGGGGCCTCGCCAAGCCCCCGCTCGAAGCGCCCGCCCCGCCCGCCGTCAAGCCGAAGATCACCACCCGCAAGGGCTTCGAGACGGACGGCGAAGGACTCCCGCCCGTCTTCACCACCGTGCCGACCAAGCAGAAGGTCGTCTTCCTGACGATCGACGACGGCGCGGAGAAGGACCCGGCGCTGCTGCGGATGATGAACGAACTGCGGATCCCCTACAGCGCCTTCCTCAGCGACTACGTCGTCAAGGACGACTACGGCTACTTCGCCCGGATGCAGAAGTCGCAGGAGTCCGGGGTCTCCCTCCACAACCACACCCTCAACCACCGCTACCTGCCCGGACTCTCGTACAAGCAGCAGAAGCGCGAGATCTGCGGCATGCAGGACGTCATCGAGAAACGATTCGGCAAGCGGCCCCCGCTCTTCCGCCCGCCGTACGGCAACTACAACGAGGACACCCTGCGCGCCGCCAAGTCCTGCGGGGTCGAGGCCGTCCCGCTGTGGGCCTCCGAGGCGTTCCCCGACCACATGGAGTGGCGCGAGTGGGACCGGGACCTGCACCCCGGCGACATCGTCCTCACCCACTTCCGGGGCAAGCAGGACTGGAAGGGCTCCATGCCCGACATGATCCGCCGGGTGATGAACGTGATCACGGCCAAGGGGTACGCGGTCGCGAAGCTCGAGGACTACGTGTGA
- the tsaD gene encoding tRNA (adenosine(37)-N6)-threonylcarbamoyltransferase complex transferase subunit TsaD, whose protein sequence is MAADEPLVLGIETSCDETGVGIVHGTTLLADAVASSVDTHARFGGVVPEIASRAHLEAMVPTIERALKTAGISAKDLDGIAVTAGPGLAGALLVGVSAAKAYAYALGKPLYGVNHLASHICVDQLEHGKLPEPTMALLVSGGHSSLLLSADITSDVRPLGATIDDAAGEAFDKIARVLDLGFPGGPVIDRLAREGDPAAIAFPRGLSGSRDPAYDFSFSGLKTAVARWIEAKRAAGEDVPVRDVAASFQEAVVDVLTRKAVRACKDEGVDHLMIGGGVAANSRLRALAEERCERAGIRLRVPRPGLCTDNGAMVAALGSEMVARNRPASDLELSADSSLPVTDPHVPGAHAHGHSHDHDHVHEVSKENLYS, encoded by the coding sequence ATGGCTGCTGACGAACCGCTCGTACTCGGCATCGAGACCTCCTGCGACGAGACCGGCGTCGGCATCGTCCACGGGACCACGCTCCTCGCGGACGCCGTCGCGTCCAGCGTCGACACCCACGCGCGCTTCGGCGGCGTCGTGCCCGAGATCGCCTCCCGCGCCCATCTGGAGGCGATGGTCCCGACGATCGAGCGCGCCCTGAAGACGGCCGGCATCTCCGCGAAGGACCTCGACGGCATCGCGGTCACCGCAGGACCCGGCCTCGCGGGCGCGCTGCTCGTCGGCGTCTCGGCGGCCAAGGCGTACGCGTACGCCCTCGGCAAGCCGCTCTACGGCGTCAACCACCTCGCCTCGCACATCTGCGTCGACCAGCTGGAGCACGGCAAGCTGCCCGAGCCGACGATGGCCCTGCTGGTCTCCGGCGGCCACTCCTCGCTGCTGCTCTCCGCCGACATCACCTCCGACGTGCGTCCGCTGGGCGCCACCATCGACGACGCCGCCGGCGAGGCCTTCGACAAGATCGCCCGCGTGCTCGACCTCGGCTTCCCCGGCGGACCGGTCATCGACCGGCTCGCCAGGGAGGGCGACCCGGCCGCCATCGCGTTCCCGCGCGGTCTGAGCGGCTCCCGGGACCCCGCGTACGACTTCTCCTTCTCCGGCCTCAAGACCGCCGTGGCCCGGTGGATCGAGGCCAAGCGGGCGGCCGGCGAGGACGTGCCGGTGCGGGACGTCGCCGCGTCCTTCCAGGAGGCGGTCGTCGACGTCCTCACCCGCAAGGCCGTCCGGGCCTGCAAGGACGAGGGCGTAGACCACCTGATGATCGGCGGCGGCGTCGCGGCCAACTCGCGGCTCCGGGCCCTCGCCGAGGAGCGCTGCGAGCGGGCCGGCATCCGACTGCGGGTGCCCCGGCCGGGCCTGTGCACGGACAACGGCGCGATGGTCGCGGCCCTCGGCTCCGAGATGGTCGCCCGCAACCGGCCCGCCTCCGACCTGGAGCTGTCGGCGGACTCCTCGCTGCCGGTGACGGACCCGCACGTGCCGGGTGCGCACGCGCACGGCCACTCCCACGACCACGATCACGTGCACGAGGTCAGCAAGGAGAACCTGTACTCATGA
- a CDS encoding hydroxyacid dehydrogenase gives MHPTTDNRPALLLAMGEGVAERLFTPAHRTRLASLTRTDPHLVAHDLTSRDPRITTALAEAEILLTCWGATPLTAEVLDRAPRLRAVVHAAGSVKHHITEACWHRGLRVTSAAAANALPVAEYTLAAILFAGKRVLGSAQRYAELRADHAWLTESATWGNYRRTVGIVGASRIGRRVIDLLRPFDIEILLYDPYVDVPPPGVELVTDLDELCARSTVVSVHAPQLPSTYRMIGAPQLAAMPDGATLINTSRGSLIDEQALLPHLLAGRLHATLDVTDPELPPPDSPLYTLPNVLLTPHVAGSLGNELHRMTDQALEEVARYVRGEPFAEEVRASDLQRSA, from the coding sequence ATGCACCCGACCACCGACAACCGCCCCGCACTGCTCCTGGCCATGGGCGAGGGCGTGGCCGAACGCCTCTTCACCCCCGCCCACCGCACCCGCCTCGCGTCCCTCACCCGCACGGACCCGCACCTGGTCGCCCACGACCTGACGTCCCGGGACCCACGGATCACCACCGCCCTCGCCGAGGCCGAGATCCTCCTCACCTGCTGGGGAGCGACCCCGCTCACCGCCGAGGTCCTCGACCGCGCACCGCGCCTGCGGGCCGTCGTCCACGCGGCCGGCTCGGTCAAACACCACATCACCGAGGCCTGCTGGCACCGGGGCCTGCGCGTCACCTCGGCCGCCGCCGCCAACGCGCTGCCGGTCGCCGAGTACACGCTCGCCGCGATCCTCTTCGCGGGGAAACGGGTCCTCGGCTCGGCCCAGCGGTACGCCGAACTCCGCGCCGACCACGCCTGGCTCACCGAGTCCGCCACCTGGGGCAACTACCGCCGCACGGTCGGCATCGTGGGCGCGTCCCGCATCGGCCGCAGGGTGATCGACCTCCTGCGCCCCTTCGACATCGAGATCCTCCTGTACGACCCGTACGTCGACGTCCCGCCCCCCGGCGTGGAACTGGTGACGGACCTCGACGAACTGTGCGCCCGCAGCACGGTCGTCTCGGTCCACGCCCCCCAGCTCCCGTCCACGTACCGCATGATCGGCGCGCCCCAGCTGGCGGCGATGCCGGACGGGGCGACCCTGATCAACACCTCCCGAGGCTCCCTGATCGACGAACAGGCCCTCCTCCCCCACCTCCTGGCAGGCCGCCTCCACGCCACCCTGGACGTCACGGACCCGGAACTCCCACCGCCGGACTCCCCCCTCTACACCCTCCCGAACGTCCTGCTCACCCCGCACGTGGCGGGCTCCCTGGGCAACGAACTCCACCGGATGACGGACCAGGCGCTGGAGGAGGTCGCGCGGTACGTCCGGGGCGAACCCTTCGCGGAGGAGGTCAGGGCGTCAGACCTCCAGCGCTCGGCGTAG